One genomic segment of Streptomyces niveus includes these proteins:
- a CDS encoding lytic polysaccharide monooxygenase auxiliary activity family 9 protein gives MRKKRISAAVLGLAVAGVSLLATGSANSHGYTDSPISRQKLCQNGTVTGCGNIQWEPQSVEGPKGFPAAGPADGKICSGGNGQFAQLDDPRGGNWPATNVTAGQGYSFRWQFTARHSTSDFRYYITKNGWDPTKPLTRADLDPQPFMTVPYGNQQPPATLVHQGSMPTQKTGKHIVLAVWNVADTTNAFYACSDVRF, from the coding sequence ATGCGAAAGAAGAGAATCAGCGCCGCGGTACTCGGTCTCGCGGTGGCGGGCGTGTCCCTGCTCGCCACCGGCAGTGCGAACAGCCACGGCTACACCGACTCACCGATCAGCCGTCAGAAGCTGTGTCAGAACGGCACCGTCACCGGATGCGGGAACATCCAGTGGGAGCCGCAGAGCGTCGAGGGCCCCAAGGGCTTCCCGGCCGCGGGTCCCGCCGACGGAAAGATCTGCTCGGGCGGCAACGGCCAGTTCGCGCAGCTGGACGACCCGCGTGGCGGCAACTGGCCCGCCACCAACGTGACGGCCGGTCAGGGCTACAGCTTCCGCTGGCAGTTCACCGCCCGGCACTCCACGTCGGACTTCCGCTACTACATCACCAAGAACGGATGGGACCCGACCAAGCCGCTCACCCGCGCGGACCTCGACCCGCAGCCGTTCATGACCGTGCCGTACGGCAACCAGCAGCCGCCGGCCACGCTCGTCCACCAGGGCAGCATGCCGACCCAGAAGACGGGCAAGCACATCGTCCTGGCCGTCTGGAACGTCGCGGACACCACCAACGCGTTCTACGCCTGCTCGGACGTCAGGTTCTGA
- the ehuA gene encoding ectoine/hydroxyectoine ABC transporter ATP-binding protein EhuA, whose product MSADSTPLNTSKETANPAADGSELIRFDKVTKRFGSNTVLDSLDFTVNSGKHVTLIGASGSGKTTILRLLMTLIKPEEGTIKVAGEYLTHQEKDGKLVPAGESHVREVRKNIGMVFQQFNLFPNMKVLRNVTEAPVHVLGLSKDEADERARGLLDLVGLGDRCDAYPSQLSGGQQQRVAIARALAMRPQVLLLDEVTSALDPELVAGVLDVLRDIAHTTDITMLCVTHEMNFARDISDDVLMFDAGRVIESGPPEKIFSDPEHERTREFLSAVL is encoded by the coding sequence TTGTCCGCTGACAGCACTCCCCTCAACACCTCCAAGGAAACGGCCAATCCCGCCGCCGACGGCAGCGAGCTGATCCGCTTCGACAAGGTCACCAAGCGCTTCGGGTCCAACACGGTCCTGGACTCACTGGACTTCACGGTCAACTCCGGCAAACACGTGACGCTGATCGGTGCCTCGGGATCGGGCAAGACGACGATCCTCAGACTCCTGATGACGCTGATCAAACCGGAGGAGGGCACCATCAAGGTGGCCGGTGAGTACCTCACGCACCAGGAGAAGGACGGCAAACTCGTCCCCGCCGGCGAGAGCCATGTCCGCGAGGTGCGCAAGAACATAGGCATGGTGTTCCAGCAGTTCAACCTCTTCCCCAACATGAAGGTGCTGCGGAACGTCACCGAGGCCCCGGTGCATGTGCTCGGTCTGTCCAAGGACGAGGCCGACGAGCGGGCGCGCGGCCTGCTCGACCTGGTGGGTCTCGGGGACCGCTGCGACGCGTACCCGAGCCAGCTCTCGGGCGGGCAGCAGCAGCGGGTGGCCATCGCGCGGGCGCTCGCGATGCGGCCGCAGGTCCTGCTGCTGGACGAGGTCACCTCCGCGCTCGACCCGGAGCTGGTCGCGGGCGTCCTCGATGTGCTGAGGGACATCGCCCACACGACGGACATCACGATGCTCTGCGTGACGCACGAGATGAACTTCGCGCGCGACATCTCCGACGACGTACTGATGTTCGACGCGGGCCGGGTCATCGAGTCGGGGCCGCCGGAGAAGATCTTCAGCGACCCGGAGCACGAGCGCACGCGGGAGTTCCTGAGCGCGGTGCTGTAG
- a CDS encoding IclR family transcriptional regulator — MALKPEPTAPFHSVQYVLRVLETVSKHTGGVTDVQIARETGLPTGHLAPMLAMLRREGYVEQVSDGAYVMGDSLVLLGTGTTREEALEAKLQDTLTELRDSVGAAVYISRYIDGEVKITQFADGPDAPAVNEWVDFRSAAHASAVGKCLLTQLDQNSRRDHLSRHKIARLTSRTITSERVLFSKLDSQPPTVPILDLQEYAVGTVCAAVPLTAGSAVGCLALSMPIEHAHRLRSAADTLNRGAAPMVLSLAI, encoded by the coding sequence GTGGCGCTGAAGCCGGAGCCGACCGCGCCGTTCCACTCGGTGCAATACGTCCTGCGCGTCCTCGAAACGGTTTCCAAGCACACCGGCGGTGTCACCGACGTCCAGATCGCCCGCGAGACGGGCCTGCCGACCGGCCATCTCGCCCCGATGCTGGCGATGCTGCGCCGCGAGGGCTATGTGGAGCAGGTCTCGGACGGCGCGTATGTCATGGGGGACTCGCTGGTCCTGCTCGGCACGGGCACCACCCGCGAGGAGGCCCTGGAGGCCAAGCTCCAGGACACACTCACCGAGCTGCGCGACTCGGTCGGCGCGGCGGTCTACATCAGCCGTTACATCGACGGCGAGGTCAAGATCACGCAGTTCGCGGACGGGCCGGACGCGCCTGCGGTGAACGAGTGGGTGGACTTCCGCTCGGCGGCGCACGCGAGCGCCGTCGGCAAGTGCCTGCTCACCCAGCTCGACCAGAACAGCCGCCGGGACCATCTCTCCCGGCACAAGATCGCGCGCCTCACCTCACGGACCATCACCAGCGAGCGGGTGCTGTTCTCCAAGCTGGACAGCCAGCCGCCCACGGTCCCGATACTGGATCTCCAGGAGTACGCGGTGGGCACGGTCTGCGCGGCGGTACCGCTGACGGCCGGTTCGGCGGTCGGCTGTCTGGCCCTGTCGATGCCCATCGAGCACGCGCACCGGCTGCGCTCGGCCGCGGACACCCTCAACCGGGGCGCCGCGCCGATGGTGCTCTCGCTGGCCATCTGA